The DNA region GTGGGCATATTGGGTCGCTGGAATTTTTCTGGAAATCTTGGTGGAATTTTTCGCAATAGTTGGTTGATAGTTCtatctattttttgatttgtagcCATGTCTGGAAAGGATAATCTAACGGcggttctctacggaatcgagGACTTGCGATTGGTATGTTTGGTCTTCAAGATTAAAATCCGATTGAAATTACGACTCTTTCTCTGATTTTAGGAACAACGACCGATCCCGACACCGAAGGATGatggtaatttttaaaattgtgatcATTATTTTAAGTACATCTccagtaaccatccagcactaaaagAAATCATAACTCAGCATTCAACAGCTAATCAGTCATAAAACAGCTGTTTTAGAGCTGATTTACTGCTACCAATAAACCCAAAACCTTTTCCAGAGGTCCTGCTGGAGATGGACAGCGTTGGGATCTGTGGCTCGGACGTCCACTACCTGGTAAATGGCCGCATCGGGGACTTTGTGGTGCGCAAACCGATGGTAATTGGCCACGAGGCGTCCGGCATCGTCGCCAAAGTGGGTTCCCGAGTGCACAACGTCCGTGTCGGCGACCGGGTTGCGATCGAACCCGGGTACGGCTGCCGGGTTTGCGACTACTGCAAGGGTGGCCGCTACAACCTCTGCTCGGAGATGATCTTCTGCGCGACTCCGCCGTACGACGGCAATCTGACCCGGTACTACACCCATCCGGCCGACTTTTGCTACAAACTGCCCGACCACGTCACGATGGAGGAAGGTGCCCTGCTGGAACCGCTGGCCGTGGGAGTTCACGCCTGCCGGAGGGCGTGCGTCGGCCTAGGCTCCGAAGTCCTCATCCTCGGGGCCGGTCCGATCGGGCTGGTCACGCTCATCACCGCCCGCTCAATGGGGGCCGGGCGCATCATAGTCACGGACCTGCTCCAGAACCGACTGGATGTCGCCAAAGAACTGGGCGCGGACGGAACACTTGTAGTTGAACGTGGCGCCGACGAGCAGGACGTCGTCAAGAAGGTCCACGCCCTGTTTGGAGGTCACGCGCCGGACAAAACCATCGACTGCAGCGGAGCGGAAGCCACCTCGAGGCTGTCCGTGCTGGCCACGCGTTCCGGCGGCTGTGCCGTACTGGTGGGCATGGGACCGGCCGAGATCAAGCTGCCGCTGGTGAACGCCCTCTCGCGCGAGGTCGACATTCGGGGCGTTTTTCGCTACTGCAATGAGTGAGTTTCATatttcttctaaaaaaaaaaaaaaaccaaaattcttACCACTTTTTTAGCTATCCGGGAGCGTTGAGTCTGGTGGCCAGCGGCAAGATCAACGTGAAGCGTCTCATTACGCACCACTTTAATATTGAAGAGACGGCGGAAGCGTTCAATACGTCGCGGCATGGGCTGGGTGGGGCCATCAAGGTTATGATCCACGTGCAACCGAAGGACAAAAATAATCCCAAGTAAAGCGTTGTCCAATGTTACTTCTAGAACTACTTATTtccttcaataaaaatattcaattctCAAATAAACTATTTCCACCAAATTCTTTTCATAATTTCTAAGATTCTTTAATTccgaaattctaaaactctaaaattatgaaatgttaaaatttagaaatgtcaaaaaaattatatatttctaaaatacaattttcggaatttgatttttttaattttggctttttcaaattgttttttttctgttagggaaacccaaaatgcaaaaacagaaattttggtttattggaccattaaaaaaaactctagaactaCTCCTTTTTTTCGTGACCAGCCCAGGGTCCTAAAGTCCactagagctatctaagcccgatctcacgaaCACTAGCTTACTATtggtttttgctggcgggtacaaattttaacctaaaaacccttcgtgtacaaacacgcaatacatgcgcacgtagataactctatatcaATTTCTGAGCCTAGAACTGAacacattttgccttcctcactgaggtaaggctataatactgctctaaaaatgaactttgtataaacacgtcgtagacccaccttcatgtatacatatcgactcagaatcgaaaactgaacaaatgtctgtgtgtatgtgtgtgtgtatgtatgtatgtgaccaaaaaaaaagctcatttttctcggcactggctgaaccgatttgacccgaacctgttgaattcgacttggtttagggtcccatagatcgagttttatacagattgaagtttcgataagtagttcaaaagttatgtttaaaaatgtgttttcacatatattcatATCTctcctaaatgtatgtaaactatgtccgggtccatcatccaacccatcgttgatcaaaagatctttccaacgagtctaaaacattgaagatctggcaaccctgtctcgagatatggccgatctcacttaaatcgattccaacatttcaaaaagcatcatgtacacaccatcctttttgagaaaaacgcatttgaatgttgtgcatccattttcaattcctactattatataaaagcaaaataagatgttctaatgataacaaacgatgaaaaacgttgcttttattgatacttgattatccaaattcaataaaacattatttccgtaattttatttgagaaaaacaaacataacttcttttgaaatcaccaaggtctatatcaccctgctgtcattgagggggacgctttgttatgattcgtttttcttcgccgaatgtacatggcgcttttttcatgatGCATGTAGTCTTtaatttgacaggttgacagggctatataaactgggactgctgatggcagagattttgtttatgttactttatttaaaatcatgattaaaccagcctgatggcaagattgtcaaattgtatgtatgggccgcgatactcacatttgttggaccgtggaccccgctatttggtcgctttacccctctgacgctaaatatagggtaaaagagccagcaaatgtgcaattgaaaacaaaatttttggaaaattattttaaattttgtttttgatgaatagttttgaatattttttgtcaaaaaataaataactagaaaaaataaaatattatccagCCTTTTGAGGACGAAGTCAatcgttcacattttttaatgttagctTATACACATATTTTAGTGTTAAATGTCAATATTCCAAGAAGATAAtgtccagcttgtgacgataaactacttttcctttacttagaaatcgaatccagaagggaaacgaTAACCTGCTATGTTGGTCCGCACCGGGTTCTGAACTCCCATTTACGAGTCGGAAGCGTTGCCGCATGGCTCGGTCTTAACAAAAAATTAACTAgacaataaataacaatttcacattacaaatcttaaaattaaataaacttattttcgaaTTTACTCATAAATGGCCTGTATACCCTATTTTGTGCAACCAGTTTATGGAGCGTTCACCCTATATGGACTGTCAAAAGCGatgttcactttttgacaagcttgccaccagtctggattaaacagactttactgaagtaacttttgctcatttttggtggagaggtagcttattaggagtactttcagaatatgcaataacccagaaagggtcaaaatgtacatgatgccttttgaaatgttaccgtcgaaatgtatgtaaactaagttcgggtccatcatccgatccatcgttggttaaattattaaaagacctttccaacgagttcaaagccaacctcctgtggccgaatggttacgggtttcgcctcataagcggaaagtcacgggttcttctcagggtggcagccttaggttcaagttcagaggtagcagcaaccgtatgagtataaaacggttgcttcacgtgctcttcaagcatgtgatcgatcttgggatattcctttgcgcctcttcccaaaatactttcctcgtgtcttcgcatgtaaataatgcccagccgatcggtattgcactgcagtccagtcgcattgtccagatcagagcaaagggaacaccgcaagAGTAGCGCCGCAataagacaattgtctttacaagaccccgcgcggcaaataatagggacgtggcgttacatcgtgctgccatctggtttttttaagtgcaagagtggaaaagtgctgagtcatcgtcttaaaatagacggcgtcctatctcgcccagcaaaatgatgtcgataaagtagtcggtttcgatgagaaaaagtggaaaatgtggtctaaaaatagcgacgccatccccctatagctgctgggaagagcttgaaaaatgacacgaaaaaattgtcaccgcggttctagcgatacatagcgcacaaggcacaaggaatggagtttacagcatctggatggaacagcacttttcctctcaataggaactgtgttatagatctggaaatgcttaataacagtaaaaatgggtaacacgatacattagtccttgtaatcaggattccgtgtcttaatactcaaacagaaaaaaaacgagttcaaaacattgaagatctggcaaccctgtctcgaggtatggccacttaactgatatttatgtacttttttattccagatctaaaaaatagatgattttttttacaattccatcatatcagccattgtgggtaataagtgaggaaggctccaaccacataggtggattaagttagtttttaatttaacataaaaatttaaattgacgaGACAGCATTTTACCGtagtttaaccctctactgcccaaatttttgagtaacttttgttctacgaaaaactccgcttctcttgttttatgtttttcttgtttcattttaagtattttaatttgctttaatcttgtttagtttatgttttttttttgtagtatttgCCCTATTCTACCTCCTTTCATTTCATTTTGCCTAtcaaattttttcatgttttttagtcactttttcaattttttgcttgtttttacattttctgctataaaatggcaccattatcatttaaattgtaaaaaaaaatgcgtagaggcatagtctgggacactagaaaaattactgcatacgtctttttactcaaaatataggaaatgttaatagaaaacacagtcaaagttgacccctaaaaaaatgtcatttaaaataaaaacattggcatagtcacataaaacaagttaaacttccaatcctatttttttaattttacgagttcttctttccaatgctttttagtgatcaaaaattggttgaaaatgaatttttggcattttttttaaaatcgaagtCCGTccggcggggttgggttgtagagcgTCAACTAGACCTACGAGCTGACAAGGAAAAGACTATATGTCAAGAAAGGAAATTCATCCAAGAGTTTAACTCTTTATGGTCGTGCAATGTGTCACAATTTTTCACTTCATAACTTCTTATattctttaattaaaaaaaactcactactaaaaattaataaatttgaaattcttgcattaaaaaaaataaaaattcaaatcataaattatacatttaaagatttgattttttttaaactcttgaattccgccatcttgaattaaaGGAAATTAAATAACAGAATTTTTGGagttctattttttttcgtaatatccaatgtttggcccttttaaaatgttagtcttgatttgaaaattttgtaaatattgttttcgaaaagatcggaaaatttcacaaatattttatctttaacattgaaaatcgaaacattagttgctgagacatcgacattgaaaaatggtgggctgtttgggtgagacatagaaaacatcaattttcctgtttttaaacctttgcactgcaatatctcagcaactaaaggtcgtatcaacaaaatccgaagaagcaaagtatagagaattttctcagctttccaaaaatatttttttcaaaggtgggcaaacatgtgcactaatttaaaaaaaatgaaaaactgtgactatttccaaaaatgtcacctgaatatggatttaacttgaaaacggttccatttatcaaaatttcacttaagtactttttgattgcaaattgattttacatcgaaaaatgaagttgaaaaatttttgcgaccaatgttttgattttttgaaaaaatcagtattgattcaaaaattcataattcgctcaatgattttttgcacaacctgtaaatttctgaaaagttggcatttgatgtcctctaaaacataaaaaatggtgttttttcgcaaatcaagttttagtgataaaaagttaaataaaaaaatcaccaaaatttttttaccgtgtataattttttccagtgtagtccgtatccatacctacaactttgccgaagacaccaaatcgatcaaaaaattccttcaaaagatacagatttttgaattttcatacatcatttttgtatggacagctgccaatttgTATAGAATTTGtattgacaaactaatgatgcaaaatggcttctttggacataccgaaggcaccaaaaaagtttcagtctgattaaaaaatacaaaaattaaaatttaagaaaacagaccgatttcgtagagaattgctcggaagtaaaaataaattttcagatAGCCTCACCAGTTTTGGTTGGGATGtcgtaattaaaaatcaacagtttaatttttgagaatcatgaaaatatttgtaattaaaaaaaaaaatcggaatgtGCACACCGCGAGTTTTTCTATGCCAATCTAGTACTTCATCCAAACCTGTCAAGCACCAAAAATAACCCACCTCGATATGGCAACCCTGCCCTGAGCTTGTTTTGATTGCGAGCTGTCACATTTGCTCGTATCGTCAGTTTTGCCGCCAACGGACGGTTCGCCGCGCATTTTCGAGCTTCTGCTGTTTCTAGAAGTAAAAAACGAAAGAGTTCGATTCCAAAGATCCGTCCATCGTAGTGTGCGATAAACTGGTTCCAATCGAGTGAAGTTTACAAAATTGTGATGTGCTAGAAGAGGGTGCGTTTGTGGTGAGGATGAGTCTGTCGAAATCTACTGCCAGGACCGGTTCCGGCTGTTGCTTCATCTGCAAGAGTCCGGAGGATGACGAACTTTATTACGGGAAGTTTATCGGCAAGTGGCGCATCCAGGTGCATTATTACTGCTTGGTGAGTTTGACTAGTTGATTTCTGAGGGAAATTTGGGTTAATTTTTGTTGGGTTTCTCGTTGCAGCTCTTGACGTCGAATCTGGTCCAGAATGGGGAGACGGATGATGTGGGGATGTTTGGGTTTCTGCAGGAGGATATTCGGGCGGAGGTGGCGCGTATCAAGTCGCAGAAGTGCTACGTGTGCAAAGCACCGTACGCGAACATTTCGTGCTGCGCCAAGAAGTGCTTCCGGACGTTCCATACGGTTTGTGGGCGGCAGGCCGGATGTTTGAATCACTACGTGGACACTTATCAGTCGTGGTGCGACAAGCACGTTGAGATTGACGATGGAGCGCGGCATGGCGAGGAGGATGCGTGTGGAATCTGCTACGAGGAGCTGGGCGGCTGGAACAAGGTGGAATCGATCCGGGCTCCGTGCTGTCAGAATGGCTGGTTCCATCGGCGGTGTGTGGCTCAGTTTGCCCAGTCGGCGGGGTACTTTTTCAAGTGTCCGTTGTGCAACAATAATACGGACCAGTTCAAGCAAGCGATTCAGCGCCGTGGGGTCTATATTCCGGAGAAGGACGCCGCCTGGGAGTTGGAACCGAACGCGTTTGACGAGCAACTGGAGCGGCCATCGGAATGCGACGCCGAGGTTTGTCAGTGTCCGAAAGGGCGCGACTTCGACACCTTGAACGGCAAGTGGGACCTGCGACTGTGCGAGACTTGCGGGTCAACCTGTCGCCATGACCTTTGCATGGAGGTTCCAACGAAGAATTACGTCTGCACGTTTTGCCGACCGATCGTAGGTGACGAACCGCCTGCCGCTGTTCTCGCCCTGGTCGAGGAATCCCGCCGGGCGGAAGCAGCCCGTCGCAGGGCCTCAACCTCCTCCGATATCAGCAGCAGCACGTCGAGTTCTTCCACGATTCGCCCCCGAGCTCGCGGCCGTCACGCCCAACGACTTCGCTCACTCAGCACCAGCTCACGCTGCAGCACCTCAACGtcctgctcctcctcctccgaTATCGTCGCCCGGAAGAAATCAAAAAAACGACCACTCTCATCCGACTCCGACTCGGACTGCGACCTGCACGACCTCATCCGCAAACTCCCGCTCCGCCGCGAAGCTCGCGACAAGCTCCTCAACGACCGGGTCGTCATCGCCCTGGAAAAACTCACCGCCGACCAGATCCGCCAGCTGTCCAAACCACCCCCAAAGACCCAAACCCACCTCCCCTCTTCCCAAAGCAGCGAAGACGCCAAGTTCGACTTCAACTACCGCGCCAAGATGAACAAGGAGAAGCGCCGCAAGTCGGTCGCCGATCTGGGCTTCCTGCGGCAGGTCATCCGCTCGGACACGGACACGCTGACCACGACCGACGACAACCAGCAGGTGGAGGGGGCGGCGAAGAAGGACGCCCGGACGCCCTCGCGCAAGACCGGCGGCAGCTTTGCCAAGCAGTTCAAGCAGCGGTTGGGGGCCATTGGCGGGGCCAAGACGGTGAGTTCCGCTTCGCGGAAGCGGATCATTTCAAGCAGCGAGTCGGATCCGGAGGGGGTGCCCGTCAAGAAGGGTAAGTCGTTGTTTGGGGGGATTGTTTTGTTGGGGGTGTTCGTTGGATTTTGTGCGTTGGGTTATGGATATTTTtcggaagtttatttttatccaccagaaaatttttattaaacaatAAATCGCATTAATCAAATTCATTGATGTAATTGGAAATCGATTTTATTCTATGTTCAGATAGTTTGGAAAACCgaaataaactaaaaatatgTCAAAAACTGCCAACCAAGGGTTCAGAACATGCAACATTTTTGGCTTCGTTTACCTTCACTTCATCAACTTGACTTTGACATTCCTCTTTTTCGGTCGTTCGTTGACAGTCACCATTCCCTGATTGAGTGTCGAGCTCGGCATTCGTTCGTTGCAACTTCGTGTGTGTTCACTGACGGTCGCCTCGCAATGACGACCATGACAGGCGCGCTCAGTCAGCATTCAACGATCGAGTTGATGGTGAAAGCTGGCCTAAATTTCGCAGGAGATgctgaacaaattaaaccttatttcaaacgcttttttgaaacttttgaaagtagtttaaaaatttcagaaatcaaACAAATCTTTGAAAGATGGCAATCATTTTCTTTTAGCTAAtgacgcaaatttcgaattgtcaccagaagtttaaaaaaaaatcagagataaaaaataaggttaaaaaattaaaaaattcaaaaaacttaacaaaaccaaaaaaattacaaaataattaaaaaaacaaagaataatACAATTTCAAGagttgtaaaaattttaaaatcgaaaattcagaaaaaaaataatttaaaaactccaaaatattcaaaacacaaaaaatgaaaaaataataataaaggtTCATAAAttgaaacacaaaaaatttggaaaattacaaatttgtttaaataccaaaaaatctagagtttagattaaaaaaacaatgaattaaaaaaagaaatgctgaattcttcaaacaaaaaaaataatccatggcttctaaaattcaaaaaagataAATGAACAAAGTTctagcattttgaaaattcaaaaaaaaaaaaattgaaaaataataatcttttttttttttaaattaaagcgataaaaaaacaaaaaaaaaaaaacaataatttcaacaaatttacgAAATCAAGGAAGcttgagaaattcaaaaatattagaatgacaaagaaataaaaaaaaatcaataaatttgatATATTCAAAACCTTCTaggaattcatgaaattcaagaaattcaagaaataaaaaaatctcgaaattttaaaaatttaagaaattcaaaaaaaaaatcataaaaatcaaaaagacaatcagtaataaaaaaattaacgagaaattcaagaaatttaaaaaatttaagaaattcaagaaatttaagaaattccagaaattcaagaaattcaggaaatttaagaaattcaagaaatacaagaaattcaagaaatacaagaaattcaagaaaaacaagaaattgaaaaaaaaatcaagaaattcaaaaaattcaagaaattcaagaaattcaagaaatttaagaaattcaagaaattcaagaaattcaagaaattcaagaaattcaagaaattcaagaaattcaagaaattcaagaaattcaagaaattcaagaaattcaagaaattcaagaaattctagaaactatcaaaaaaatcaagaaactcaagataagcataagcatagcataggtgcccacccgcagttgctactccgttattgaccaggacctccagaagttacatccacgagccgtggaagataagtgggtgctatctttcctcgcttcgcaacttctcaaaggcccctatcatgctgatcaataccggcgccggccacgaccagtggtagggtcacggggaagtggatgggaatgttagtccgatacttgagtgatagagaccgcccaatcgactgcatctccgacaaagtatcacatgagttttgaggggttagtagatgggtatgaggtcaggattcacagtggcagtgatgtgaccatgagcattttgtttatcggttgaaaattttaaatcttaggcagccggctgcggaaagatagatcattgatcatttaaaaagtttttttttatcgaacgcgtgccagccgagcagtagtgctatgggctggacttatcagtatatttttacaatttagataacgcgagcaaatttcaaaaatagtaaataaatgacgctttactcttcataaaatcgatcgatgcgagttggaataaatttttacgatcatttacgatgaaaattatcgcgaaaagaacaggactgcgcgtcccctgaagcactgcacttatgatgtccaataagttataataaccaatcaccccatgcacacaaacaaagacataaaagaaatgaaaatgagcatgcaaaaacaagacagcgcgtccgcgtggtcagcgcactaatgatgccattatttaattatgataaccactcacccaagcacacaaacagcgacataaaagtgaaaatgagcatgcaaaaacaagacagcgcgttcgcgtggtcagcgcactaatgatgccattatttaattatgataaccactcacccaagcacacaaacagcgacataaaagaaatgaaaatgagcatgcaaaaacaagacagcgcgtccgcgtggtcagcgcactaatgatgccattatttaattataacaaccactcacccaagcacacaaacagcgacataaaagaaatgaaaatgagcatgcaaaaacaagacagcgcgtccgcgtggtcagcgcactaatgatgccattatttaattatgataaccactcacccaagcacacaaacagcgacataaaagaaatgaaaatgagcatgcaaaaacaagacagcgcgtccgcgtggtcagcgcactaatgatgccattatttaattatgataaccactcacccaagcacacaaacagcgacataaaagaaatgaaaatgagcatgcaaaaacaagacagcgcgtccgcgtggtcagcgcactaatgatgccattatttaattatgataaccactcacccaagcacacaaacagcgacataaaagaaatgaaaatgagcatgcaaaaacaagacagcgcgtccgcgtggtcagcgcactaatgatgccattatttaattataacaaccactcacccaagcacacaaacagcgacataaaagaaatgaaattaagcatgcaaaaacaagacagcgcgtccgcgtggtcagcgcactaatgatgccattatttaattatgataaccactcacccaagcacacaaacagcgacataaaagaaatgaaaatgagcatgcaaaaacaagacagcgcgtccgcgtggtcagcgcactaatgatgccattatttaattataacaaccactcacccaagcacacaaacagcgacataaaagaaatgaaaatgagcatgcaaaaacaagacagcgcgtccgcgtggtcagcgcactaatgatgccattatttaattataacaaccactcacccaagcacacaaacagcgacataaaaaatgaaaatgagcatgcaaaaacaagacagcgcgtccgcgtggtcagcgcactaatgatgccattatttaattatgataaccactcacccaagcacacaaacagcgacataaaagaaatgaaaatgagcatgcaaaaacaagacagcgcgtccgcgtggtcagcgcactaatgatgccattatttaattatgataaccactcacccaagcacacaaacagcgacataaaagaaatgaaaatgagcatgcaaaaacaagacagcgcgtccgcgtggtcagcgcactaatgatgccattatttaattataacaactcacccaagcacacaaacagcgacataaaagaaatgaaaatgagcatgcaaaaacaagacagcgcgtccgcgtggtcagcgcactaatgatgccattatttaattataacaaccactcacccaagcacacaaacagcgacataaaagaaatgaaaatgagcatgcaaaaacaagacagcgcgtccgcgtggtcagcgcactaatgatgccattatttaattataacaaccactcacccaagcacacaaacagcgacataaaagaaatgaaaatgagcatgcaaaaacaagacagcgcgtccgcgtggtcagcgcactccaaaaaaatcaagaaactcaagatattcaaaaaaagttaagaaattcaagaatcttaaaaaaatcaagaaattcaaaatgttcaaaaaatttataaagccaaaaaaaaaagaaaaaaaagaaaacaaaaaaaaaattaaaaaaaaatcctaaaattctaaacattcttaaaaattctaaaatttttaaaaaattcttaaagttctaaaattaactaaacattttaaaaattctaaagattctaaaaattctaaaaattctaaaaattctgaaaattctgaaaattctaaaaattctaaaattctaaaaattctaaaaattctaaaaattctaaaaattctaaaaattctaaaaattctaaaaattctaaaaattctaaaaattctaaaaattctaaaaattctaaaaattctaaaaattctaaaatttctaaaaattttaaaaatctaaaaattctaaaaattctaaaaattctaaaaattctaaaaattcaaaaaattcaaaaaattaaaaaaattcaaaaaattcaaaaaattcaaaaaattcaaaaaattcaaaaaatggagtacCCGACGCGTTTGGTAGTgagcaatgtatttcttatggagcgaactgtcaaactaccactcgaatcgggtattccattcaaaaaattcaaaaaattcaaaaaattcaaaaaattcaaaaaattca from Culex quinquefasciatus strain JHB chromosome 3, VPISU_Cqui_1.0_pri_paternal, whole genome shotgun sequence includes:
- the LOC6046361 gene encoding uncharacterized protein LOC6046361 is translated as MSLSKSTARTGSGCCFICKSPEDDELYYGKFIGKWRIQVHYYCLLLTSNLVQNGETDDVGMFGFLQEDIRAEVARIKSQKCYVCKAPYANISCCAKKCFRTFHTVCGRQAGCLNHYVDTYQSWCDKHVEIDDGARHGEEDACGICYEELGGWNKVESIRAPCCQNGWFHRRCVAQFAQSAGYFFKCPLCNNNTDQFKQAIQRRGVYIPEKDAAWELEPNAFDEQLERPSECDAEVCQCPKGRDFDTLNGKWDLRLCETCGSTCRHDLCMEVPTKNYVCTFCRPIVGDEPPAAVLALVEESRRAEAARRRASTSSDISSSTSSSSTIRPRARGRHAQRLRSLSTSSRCSTSTSCSSSSDIVARKKSKKRPLSSDSDSDCDLHDLIRKLPLRREARDKLLNDRVVIALEKLTADQIRQLSKPPPKTQTHLPSSQSSEDAKFDFNYRAKMNKEKRRKSVADLGFLRQVIRSDTDTLTTTDDNQQVEGAAKKDARTPSRKTGGSFAKQFKQRLGAIGGAKTVSSASRKRIISSSESDPEGVPVKKACPASAPSHNKSKSRISLFPPDDSENTCPNSPRKQTSVVPTATESDPSVAMAAIASPPAPVEPKSGDPKPGSTAKKNQTTLNSFFKKSPEESSDGSGSSLASAIPTSAGESKSARTTKHSAGGARKKLVELDRSQRNLLDFFNRC
- the LOC6046346 gene encoding sorbitol dehydrogenase, which codes for MSGKDNLTAVLYGIEDLRLEQRPIPTPKDDEVLLEMDSVGICGSDVHYLVNGRIGDFVVRKPMVIGHEASGIVAKVGSRVHNVRVGDRVAIEPGYGCRVCDYCKGGRYNLCSEMIFCATPPYDGNLTRYYTHPADFCYKLPDHVTMEEGALLEPLAVGVHACRRACVGLGSEVLILGAGPIGLVTLITARSMGAGRIIVTDLLQNRLDVAKELGADGTLVVERGADEQDVVKKVHALFGGHAPDKTIDCSGAEATSRLSVLATRSGGCAVLVGMGPAEIKLPLVNALSREVDIRGVFRYCNDYPGALSLVASGKINVKRLITHHFNIEETAEAFNTSRHGLGGAIKVMIHVQPKDKNNPK